The Tachyglossus aculeatus isolate mTacAcu1 chromosome 12, mTacAcu1.pri, whole genome shotgun sequence genome contains the following window.
TGGTAGGTATAGATTTAATTTTTAAATTGTCTTCATCAGGACAGCATAAGCAGAAGAGACAGTAGCCGTGTGTGTTTGGAACAACTTGAAAAATCTCCAAGTTGTTTTCCCTGATCCTAGTATCTGACCTGCTAGCCAGGTAGCAGTAGAGAAACTTGAAATTTTAGTTTGCAAAATCCGGGGTATGGGTAAGGACGACTCTGGGGCAATAGGGCACTCGTAGGAGTTTTAAAGTGGTGATTTTTAATGTTAGGGATGTTCCTAACTGATGtaattcacctgtctacatgttttgttttgttgtctgtcttccctttctagactgtgagcccgttgttgggtagggaccgtctctagatgttgctgacttgtacttcccaagcgtacagtgtacagtgctctgcacatagtaagcgctcaataaatacgattgaatgaatgaatgagggcaaccAATACACTATTTTTCAAGCGTTTTTTGACAGCCTGAATGGCAGTGCTATGCAGAAATGCTGATGGCCCCCCTGTTCACTACTTTTGATGGAGTGTGTATGTCTGGGGCagcaaaggagagaggagaacaggATTGAGGAAGGGAAAATTATGAGctgctttgctttgcacacagtaagcgctcaataaatgcgattgaatgaatgaatgaccagaagcAAGTGCCGACATGGGATATTCATGAGGCTTGGTTAGACATGGGACTGGCACTAcctgtttccttttcttccactaatAATacttggagaagcactgtggctcagtggaaagagcacgggctctggagtcagaggtcatgggttcaaatcctggctccgccaactgtcagctgtgtgactttgggcaagtcacttaacttctctgggcctcagttacctcatctgaaaaatggggattaagactatgagccccccgtgggataacctgatcaccttttaacctccccagcgcttagaacagtgctttgcacataataagcacttaataaaagccgtcATTAATATAGGGGCACCTTTctaataaaattcattcaatcgtatttattgagcacttactgtgtgcagagcactgtactaagcacttggaaaaaacaCCAGAAACAGCAGAAACTTGCTTTTAAAAGTCCATGTTCAGtccctttttttttatttgaagttGCTGTTTTGTTCTGTGCCTCAAGAACTAGGCATGAGACTCATATCTTTCCACATTTATTAGGTCTTAAAAACTAAACTATATACAGAAGTCTGTGTGATCTGATAAGTATTTATTGTaaaactatttattcattcaatcatatttattgagtgcttactgtgtgcagagcactgtactaagtgcttaactatagcATGTTGAGAGGAAGTTCAAAGGTCCTTTTAGTCTTTAACCTTGAAAAGTTTATATGAAGCAAATGAAATACAATAGGTAATagttcctgttttgttttgtttcttaatCAGGTTGAGTTTTATGCCCTTGATGCaatcctctttcttcccttcaaaaCATGTACAGTTTTCTATTGTGACTTTTTAGCCAGTAAACTTACTGTATTCTTGTCTTCCAAGCTATTTTTTAAGTCTAAATTTGGTTCCCTCACTAACGCCATTTTTGTAAACTGACTTCATCTTTCCACTTGGCTCACAATTCATTGCCTATCTTGCAAAATTAAGGGTTATAAAGGGTGAAATCAGAGAAATTAGAGAAATATTATTAAGAGGTTTTGGATTTTCTTTCAAGGTGTTTCCTGTTGGCCCGATGTTTTGGCTGTGCAGTGATTGAAGACACCTGGCATTACTTTCTGCACAGACTCTTACATCACAAAAGAATATACAAATACATCCATAAAATTCATCATGAGTTTCCGGTATGTCTTTCATTCTAAAAAAATGTAAAGAGTAATTTTAAAAGAGAATGAACTAGCCCCCTAAAGGGAAGAAGGTTTGAAAGGACCTATATTTTAATTACCCCATCAGTGTTTTGGCAGTGTAAGGCTAAGGCATTTGATTTTCAGAACTCCCATTTGGAAATAGTGGCAGAATTCCTAGATgaatcaacagtggtatttattgagcatttaccaggagcagaacactgttctaagggcttgggagaatacagtacaacagagttggcagacacatgccctgcccacagcgagcttagagtttagagggctGCAGTGAGTGTTAATCTTACCAGTGCCTCAGTCATGATGTGGGAATTAGATGAACAGTCGAGACTAATTTATTTTCTGAAAAATCAGTACATACATGGTCTCATTGGATAGCTATTGCAATTTTAAAAATTTGATTTGCCTTGGCAGCTTTTAATGTGTGAATTAGAAACTGAGCAAGATAAATTGGAGATAatttaaacactggggagaggagaactggACATGAACTGAAATCAGGGAACTTCACTAACTTTTAAGACTATTAAGGGCTAATTTTACTTTACCCAACATGCTTTATTTAAAGGAAGGTGGTGCCCATCCTTTAAACATCCCCAGTGACTAACATTTCATAACCTCCCCGTTTCAGAGTTGTAATGTTCTTAACAAAAAGTCAAGACCTTTTTCCTGCTGTCACGTCAGGCCATCTCCTACAATTTAAATCAAAATAGACTCTCTTTGATTTAAGTATATGAGGTAGAAAACACTCCATGTTCATTAAGGTACCTTTTTAATCCTCTCGGCTAACCATTCCCACTTCCTGTCAGTTTCACTCAGGCCATTTTCCATTTTGTCAGTTTAGTTGGGTTTCTGGCCCACGGGGGTCTCGTAATCTAAGTGAGGAAGGTAGGTACCTAGAAAATAAGAATTAGCACCAAACAACAGGAgcagtttgaataataataataataatgatggcgtttgttaagcgcttactatgtgcaaagtactgtactaagcgctggggaggatacaaggtaatcagattgtcccacatggggctcacagtcttcatccccattttacagatgaggtaattgaggcccagagaagttaagtgacttgcccaaagccacacagctgacaagtggcggagctgggatttgaacccatgacctctgactctgaataaGAACGTTAACATTAGGAAACTTGGGCTCTAGACCCAACCCCGCCCACTaggcatgctgtgtgactttgggcaaattcctAAACTTCCCTGTttgttggtttcctcatctgtaaggtatCTGCTGTCCCTCCTGAGATTGTAGAGCAGGACATCTATCAgatctgataaccttttatctaatctcattgcttaaaagagtgcttgacaccgaattttaagtgcttaatgccctGACAATTATTCCTACTCCTTTGTAGTCCCCATTTGGAATGGAAGCTGAATACGCACATCCTCTGGAAACCCTGATTCTTGGAACTGGATTCTTTATTGGAATTTTAATCTTCTGCGACCACGTGATTCTGCTGTGGGCTTGGGTGACATTTCGCTTGGCGGAAACCATCGATGTGCACAGGTGAGTAACAGTAATAGCCCTTAATTTATGCAGCCTATTGTGCCAGGTACTAAGGAGGGGAATTACAAGAGCAATATTATTAGTGCTCCGCCTGTAGTGTTTACAGTCTCAGTGGATCTTGGTCTGAGTTGGAGAATAAAGAAATTGCTCTGGaaatactatttgctaagcatttactatgtgccaggcaccgtactaagcgctggggtagatacaagctaatcaggctggacatggtccctgccccacatgaggctcacattcttaatctccattttacagagtaggtccCTGAGAGTGATtccactctagagaagcagcgtggcgcagtggaaagagcacgggctttggagtcagaggtcatgggttcaaatcccagctctgccagttgtcagctgtgtgactctgggcaagtcacttaacttctctgtgcctcagttaccgcatctgtaaaatggggataaggactgtgagccccctgtgggacaacttgatcaccttgtaacctctgcagcgcttagaacagtgctttgcacatagtaagcacttaataaatgccattattattattattattccagaatcTATTGCCAATGTTAACATTTGCCTCGGACAGTTGGATATTTCACGTGAAAGTGGTTTTtagctcacttctctgtgatacTAATAATATGGTCTCAACCAAACCTGGAATTCCTGCTTTTGATCATCACTtggctagaagcagtgtggtctaatggaaagggcacgggcttgggaggcggaggatcggggttctaatcctggctctgctagttgtctgctgtgtgaccctggacaagtcacttaatttttgtgcttcagtttcctcatctatgaagtggggattaagactgtgagccccatgtgggactaggactgtgccaacctgaagAGCCTGaagctaacccagtgcttagtacagtgtctggcacatggaaacgctcaataaaatcctctagactgtaagttcgtcctGGGCTGGGTTCAtatataccaattctgttacactgtactctccccagcacttaggacagtgctcggcacactgtaagcactcagtcaatactattgatgataattATCTCTGTGAGTGGCTAGGATTGGCTTGAAGGAACCAAAATATgccatgttttggttttttttttcctctgaattCATAAACATTCCCGTTAAACAGTGTCCAGAATAGTGATACGTCTTGTGTTTGACAAAACGTATCCTGGCACTAGAGATCGGTCTTCGATCCGCTGTCAGTGAGGATGGTTGGTTAACTTGAATTTCTACCCACGGTGgtcttggtttttgttttttagcgGTTACGATATTCCTTTCAATCCTTTGAACCTCATCCCTTTTTATGGCGGCGTTCGGCACCATGACTTCCACCACATGAACTTCGTTGGAAACTATGCTTCGACCTTTACGTGGTGGGACAGGCTCTTTGGCACAGACGCTCAGTATCTCGCCTACATCGAAAAGACAAAGAACTTGGAGTCATTGGAAAAAAAGGCTAAATAGACTTCTTGCGCTGTGGAAGTAATATTCTAAGAATAGCCTACCATTTATATTTTCATTAAAGCTGGTGGCTAACATTGCTTCAAGAGAACAAAAATAAGCGTATCCCGGCTATTAAGTGTCATGGAAAATATTAACAATAACGTGGAGAGTTTGGCGGTGTCTTCCTAGTGGGAACTCTTTTTTCTACTTTATACACATTCTGTGTATTTAAGTATAGAAATATGtctttgtgcatatatgtacatataattgtGAATCAAGTGAGGGATGCTTAAGAGGCCATATTACTGACTTGAAAAGGAAAAACTACGAAGACTTTTTGGGATTTGGGATTATGTCATTTTTACATAATTTTAGGattatgtaatttttttttaaaaaaaacctctggtAAAACCAAAGGGAACTGAAATTGGCCTTGAAGTCTCTTAAATATATACTGTCCTTTATGGAAGTATACCACATCTCTAATGTATTTGGTATCATGCTTGAAATTTCATACAGTTTTTAGGAAAATGCCTAAAAATCAAAGTATTAAGAATAGAGGAAAATCAGCCGAAGCACTGAATAACTGAAGCTGCTAGTTCGAGGAAACCTGGTCTATCTGCATTTGTCACAGCCGTGCTTGGTGTAGTCGTCATGAGGGTTGGGTTCTCTTGGGGATTGTTCCATAGAGAGAGGTCATCCTGCTGCCATTTTGAAAGGAACCCAGTTAGGTACACTTTGCAAGTGAAAACATTCCTGACATGAGTGAAATAGTACATTTTCTGCTGGAGACTGAGAAAAGCTGTATCTTAGGTGACCTGAAACCAAGGAGCTTTTCTTTTAACGGTTCCTTTTTGCTGTACCTAGCATTTACATTACATTTTGATCCGCGTGACCGTAATCTGCCTGAACTGATTTATTGCTGTTGTTTGCACTTCTGTCTATTGAAATAAATGGTTTTTTGTTTGTCGAATCTGTGGCTTTGGATCGCTCACCTTTCACAAGTAGTAGTCGCTTTTGGCCCCTTCCTGCTTCCTCGGGCTTAGAGATCATTACTTGATTTGAGAGGTGCTCtcttcccacttctgccacttccttgggcaagtcatttagcttctccttttctctcttctcatcttttcaataccatttttaaatggcatctaagtgcttcccaagtgccagctgctgggataaatacaagataatcaggttggacacagtccgtaccccacatggggctcatagtctcagtccccattttacagatgaggtagctgaggcacagagaagtcaagtgacttgcccgtgggcACACAGACACCTGACGGAgtaggtattagaactcaggtcctctgacccccaagcccagagtctttccaccaggccacattgcttccgtCAACTGAGGCTATGGAACagggttatctaccccagtgtttggcacatttccATTCATAAGTGCCACAACTATTACCTTTGGGGTGGTTCTGGTTCCTACAAAAGGACTAGGAAGGATAATTCTACTGGAACACATTCTAAtcttggagattaataataataatggcatttgttaagcacttactatgtgcagagcactgttctaagcgctgggggggtgatacaaggtgatcaagttgtcccacagggggttcacagtcttaatccccattttacagaggaggtaactgaggttcagagaagcagcatggctcagtggaaaagagcacgggctttggagtcagaggtcacgggttcaaatgctggctttgccaattgtgagctgtgtgactttgggcaagtcacttaacttctctgtgccttagtgacctcatctgtaaaatggggattaagactgtgagcacccccgtgggacaacctgatcaccttgtaacctccccagtgcatagaacagtgctttgcacatagtaatcacttaataaatgccattattattaagtaaagtgacttgcccaaggccacacagcagacatgtggtgtagtcgggattcgaacccatgacctcggactccaaagcccgtgctctttccactgagccacgctgcttctccaatacccaAAGTGCCATTTGTGTGATCATataaaaaatacatattttgtGGCTTGTAAAGAAGACTGGCTCTACATTGGTTCCACTTAAAAAAACTTGATGTGTTTAATTCCTTTATTACCCCTGAATACCTGTTTGTGACTGTACTTATATATGTTTAAGTCGTAACAATTCAGAATAAACACAGGCTAATTTTCATCCATGTTCCTTCCAAGATTAGGGGTAGAGGAGAGTCAGGTTTTTCCCAAACCCTCCGatttttgcccatccacctccatgtcaatcaaccgatggtattgagtacttgctgtttgcagagcaatgtagtaagcgcttgggagagtacaacacaaagagttggtaggtgtgttccccAGAAATTCCTCCCATCAGGCACTTAAGGCAGCCCGTCTTCTCTGCCATTCTCTTCTACTTCACTGATCTGCAACAATCCAATCCACATCCTTtggtccactaataataataaaaatgatggcatctgaaagcgcttactatgtgccaagcactgttctaagcgctgggagagagaaaacgtaatcaggttgtcccacatgggacgcacagtcttaatttccattttaaagatgaggcacagagaaatgaagtgacttgcccaaaatcacagagcagacaagtggcggagctgggattagaacccacgacctctgactcctaaacccgtgctctttccattgagccacgctgcttctaaaatcccTCCAATAGAGGGAATTCTAGTCCAGCAAAGGGGGTTGTCACTGAAAGAGAAAAGAGTCAGTAGCACACTCTCCACCCAATCCTGCTCCACCTCCACATTCTGCACAGGTGTATACATTGGCCCACTATAAATGCAACCATATAGGAATCATCCAGGTAAGGAGCGGAGAAGTGACTCAAAGAGGGAAATGGCCATAAAGCCGCTGTGCTGACTCCATCTGCTTGACCCTGTTCTGTCCCAGTTCGTATCCTTTTTTCGATTTACCAGGATACAAACTGAGGCTACACATCACACATCCATTGTgctatcaaagccctactgagagctcaccccctccacgaggccttcccagactgagcccccttttccctctcctcctccccatctccccgccttacctccttcccctccccgcagcactcgtatatatttgtacagatttcaactgtacctccgtctcgtctgtcttgctatcaatccaggaccttctggcttggatctccctccctcttcatgtctgacagactatcttcaaagccctcctaaaagtgCATCTCTTGATTtctctgactaaactctcatttccccattgacatcacctatgcatttaagTCTGTACCCcatctcagacccacagcacttaaatgcatatcatcatcatcatcaatcgtatttattgagcgcttactatgtgcagagcactgtactaagcgcttgggaagtacaaattggcaacatatagagacagtctctacccaacagtgggctcacagtctaaaagcatcctTATAgactgctatttcccctatctgaaatttatattaacacctgtctctccTTTTATAGTAAAGATCTTTAGCAGCAGGGTTAGCGGCTAACAACTCTAccttattgaactctcctaagcactctgtgcacagtaaatagtaatagtattaagggttttctgtatgcagagaaagtgctgggaaagagtgtgtaggtgggaattagaaacaCCCTGCCCCTTAAAGGGTTCACAATTTATGAAGCACTCAAATAATtttggtgttcattaagtgcttactacatgtcaagcactgtactaggttttgGCAAATATGgactaatcaggtctcacatagagttcacagactaagtagaacgagtgcccccattttgctgatgaggaatctgaggcacagagaagttgtgatttccccaagatcacacagcaggtaagtgacggagtcagaattagaacctaggtcctctggctctcaggctcctgctcttaCCAGTAGGCCCCAGTGTTTCCCTGTTCTATTTCACCagtaagtggttttttttttaccacattGATTCTGGGGACtacattaataatattattattatatcaataatagagaagcagcatggctcagtggtgaagagcccgggctttggagtcagaggtcatgggttcaaaccccggctccgccaattgtcagctgtgtgacttcgggcaagtcacttcacttctctgtgcctcagtgacctcatctgtaaaatgggggattgagactgtgagccccatgtgggacaacctgatcaccttgtaacctccccagcgcttagaacagtgctttgcacatagtaagcacttaataaatgccatcattattattattattattattaatccatcctAACTGTAGGAAACTGACTAGTTCATGCTGCTCTCAATGTCGGCACACTGTCCGGGCCCTCAGAGGGGAGGACGCCCGCTTCTCTCATTTTCCTCAAAATGAAACAGgcctggtcttttagactgtgagcccactgttgggtagggactgtctctatatgttgccaatttgtacttcccaagcgcttagtacagtgctgtgcacatagtaagcgctcaataaatacgattgatgatgatgatggtcctggTTTGGAGCTGGTGAAGTTGCCTGCCTGGGTGCCTAAAGGCTCTTGGTAacctcatcatcataatcagcgtggctcagtggaaagagcacgggtttgggagtcagggttcatgggttctaatcccgcctctgccacttgtcagctgtgtgcctttaggcaagtcaacttctctgtgcctcggttacctcatctgtaaaatggggattaagactgtgagccccatgtgggacaacctgatgaccttgtatctcccccagcgcttaaaacagtgcttggcacgaagtaagcgcttaacaaatgccattattattataatcaatggtattagtgagtgcttactgtgtgcagagcactgtactaagcacttgggagaggatgatagagcgttggcagacgtgttccctgcccacaacgagcttatttcCAGTGACGATGCTCTAAGCCGCTACTTCATGACATCACCTTCTCAGTGATTTCCCACCATAAATGggtgtgagcctggtgtgggcagggagttgtccctctttattgctgaattgtactttcattcattcattcaatcgtatttattgagtgcttactgtgtgcagagcactgtactaagcgcttaggaagtacaagtgggcaacatatagagacggtccctacccaataacgggctcacagtctagaagggggctcacagtctagaagcgcttagtacagtgctctgcacacagtaagcgcccaataaatacgatagaaagaataaataaatgggtGCGTGTTTCCTGAAAGTTTGGATTTTAAGGAGTCCAGGCCGTTTACCCTGGCAGTGTGCAGTTCTTGCGGCCTTCCTTCAGGACTGAAGGAGCGCAGAGGCCACCTGctgctcactttcattcattcattcaatcgtatttattgagcgcttactgtgtgcagagcactgtactaagcgcttgggaagtacaagttggcaacatctagagatggtccctacccaacagcgggctcacagtctagaagggggagacagacaacaaaacaaaacatagtaacaaaataaaataaatagaatagtaaatatgtaaaagtaaaatagagtaataaatctgtataaacatattcattcattaattcattcaatcgtatttattgagcgcttactgtgtgcagagcaccgtactaagcacttgggaagtacaagttggcaacatatagagacggtccctacccaacagtgggctcacagtctagaagggggagacagagaacaaaacaaaacatattaacaaaataaaataaatagaataaatatgtacaagtaaaataaataaacagagtaataaatacgtacaaacatatatacatatatacaggtgctgtggggaagggaaggaggttaaacggggggatggagagggggaggaggaggacaggaaggagggggctcagtctgggaaggcctcctggaggaggtgagctctcagatgcCTTACTGAACGtctccctctcaccttcccatctctgactgaccAGTCTCACTCCAGGATCAATCATtactgcttactgagcacttggtgtggGCAGACCGCTGCGCTAAACACTTAGGACAATGCAGTGGAGTAGGTATACAGCCCTCCGCgcccctagactggaagcccggcgtagtcagggatagtctctattgctgaattttactttccaagcgcttagtacagtgctctgcacacagtaagcgctcaataaatacgattgaatgaatgaatgatcccggccctcaaagtgcttacagtataggaaatcaatcaatcaatcaatcaatcgtatttattgagcgcttactgtgtgcagtgcgctgtactaagcgcttgggaagtacaagctggcagcatatagagacagtccctacccaacagtgggctcacagtctaaaagggggagacagagaacaaaaccaaacatactaacaaaataaaataaatagaatagatatgcacagttaaaataaataaataaatagagtaataaatatgtacagacattaACTGTCCCgtgcataataagggcttaacaaataccataattataactgCTATTTCAAATTCCAGTGAGGCTGAGAAATTAGAATGGCCTACACCCTTTCTGTCAGctttcctgcctcttcttcctTCGCCAGCTTTCTCCACTGgagtagctctgccacttctccctgATTCCTCTGGCTCTCCCATCCTGTAGTTCCCAGGCTCTCAAGTTTTCCAGCtcttctttcattttttaattcaatcatctttaatgagcactgactgtgcacaaagcactac
Protein-coding sequences here:
- the MSMO1 gene encoding methylsterol monooxygenase 1, which codes for MAVNESASILNSASLAVEYVDSLLPGNPLQEPFKNAWNYMLDNYTRFQIATWGSLIVHEVVYFLFSTPGFLFQFIPYMQKYKIQKDKPETWAGQWKCFKLLLFSHFCIQLPLICGVYYFTEYFDIPYDWERMPRWCFLLARCFGCAVIEDTWHYFLHRLLHHKRIYKYIHKIHHEFPSPFGMEAEYAHPLETLILGTGFFIGILIFCDHVILLWAWVTFRLAETIDVHSGYDIPFNPLNLIPFYGGVRHHDFHHMNFVGNYASTFTWWDRLFGTDAQYLAYIEKTKNLESLEKKAK